A genomic segment from Etheostoma spectabile isolate EspeVRDwgs_2016 chromosome 11, UIUC_Espe_1.0, whole genome shotgun sequence encodes:
- the c11h7orf57 gene encoding uncharacterized protein C7orf57 homolog isoform X1, whose product MATRSEVPNSQCSLTLHLVSRSAPKMHSENVSGLMSNDLPSTTSGYQGIDGQISQIPGLSPTISTLPEERTRGRRAGVLDSDSDYVKLAKQGGHKGLLWHEESTTSKPDAYKPLGRFFTGSGDDEKPSLINSEEKKNLGAFQQREPPFGTDNMSAWERDDSSSNAKEKNNNVHYSQMEKLQPSDQYYETSKFKRIVYDKNPAPVDMSKLLSFGYANENKPIDNSDLSD is encoded by the exons ATGGCAACGCGGTCGGAAGTTCCAAACAGTCAGTGCTCCTTAACCTTACATTTAGTTTCTCGATCTGCTCCTAAAATGCATTCAGA AAATGTCTCAGGTCTCATGAGTAACGATCTTCCATCCACAACATCTG GGTACCAAGGAATAGATGGCCAGATCTCCCAGATCCCAGGACTGTCCCCGACCATCAGCACTCTTCCTGAAGAGAGGACCCGAGGGCGCAGGGCCGGTGTCCTAGACAGTGATTCTGACTATGTCAAGCTTGCAAAACAAGGAGGGCATAAGG GACTTTTGTGGCACGAGGAATCAACAACTTCTAAACCTGATGCATACAAACCTCTGGGCAGGTTCTTCACAGGATCAGGAGACGATGAAAAACCAAG TCTAATTAACagtgaagagaagaaaaacCTTGGAGCTTTTCAACAGCGAGAGCCCCCCTTTGGGACGGACAATATGTCAGCATGGGAGAGGGATGATAGCAGCAGCAATGCCAAAGAGAAG AACAACAACGTTCATTACAGCCAGATGGAGAAATTGCAGCCATCCGATCAATATTATGAGACCAGCAAATTCAAGAGGAT agtatatgacaaGAATCCAGCCCCTGTCGACATGTCCAAGCTGTTGAGCTTTGGTTATGCCAATGAGAACAAACCAATAGACAATTCAGATTTGTCAG ATTAG
- the upp2 gene encoding uridine phosphorylase 2, with amino-acid sequence MALLLLNHMGNDQNEYIKQHVQVKNPYLDTMEEDILYHFSLSTKTHNLPEMFGDIKFVCVGGSANRMKAFAQFIHQELELPGNPEEVRDICEGTDRYCMYKVGPVLSLSHGMGVPSISIMLHELIKLLHHAQCSDVVLIRLGTSGGVGLAPGTVVVTNKAVDYSFCPQFEQVVLGKVITRSTELDEGVANELLQCSAELKRFPTIIGNTMCTHDFYEGQGRLDGALCSFSHEEKLEYLKKAYEAGVRNIEMESTVFAAMCRVCGVKAAVVCVALLNRFEGDQITSPHDVLVEYQQRPQVLVSHFIKKRLGHIV; translated from the exons atGGCATTGCTTTTACTTAACCATATGGGGAATGACCAGAATGAGTATATCAA ACAACACGTCCAAGTGAAAAATCCTTACTTGGACACCATGGAGGAGGATATTCTCTACCATTTCAGCTTGAGCACCAAGACTCACAACCTCCCAGAAATGTTTGGAGATATTAAG tttgtgtgtgttggaggcAGCGCAAATCGTATGAAGGCTTTCGCCCAGTTTATCCACCAGGAGCTGGAACTGCCTGGGAACCCAGAGGAAGTCAGAGATATCTGTGAGGGAACTGATCGCTACTGCATGTATAAAGTAGGACCAGTGCTTTCTTTAAGT CACGGCATGGGCGTCCCTTCCATCTCCATCATGCTGCATGAGCTCATCAAACTGCTGCACCACGCTCAGTGCAGTGATGTGGTCCTGATTCGCCTTGGTACATCCGGTGGAGTCG GTCTGGCTCCAGGGACGGTGGTGGTCACGAATAAAGCAGTGGACTACTCCTTCTGTCCCCAGTTTGAGCAGGTGGTTTTGGGTAAAGTCATTACCAGGAGCACTGAGCTGGATGAGGGAGTGGCCAATGAGCTTCTGCAGTGCTCTGCCGAGCTTAAAAGGTTTCCTACAATAATTGGAAACACCATGTGCACCCATGACTTCTATGAAG GTCAAGGCCGACTCGATGGTGCTCTTTGCTCATTCTCTCATGAAGAAAAACTAGAGTATCTAAAGAAAGCTTATGAGGCCGGAGTGAGGAATATTGAAATGGAGTCCACTGTATTTGCTGCTATGTGCCGTGTCTGTGGCGTTAAAG cGGCTGTGGTCTGTGTTGCATTGCTGAACCGCTTTGAGGGAGACCAGATCACCTCGCCCCATGATGTTTTGGTGGAGTACCAGCAGAGACCTCAAGTCCTGGTGTCCCACTTTATCAAGAAACGCCTGGGACACATTGTCTAA
- the c11h7orf57 gene encoding uncharacterized protein C7orf57 homolog isoform X2 → MATRSEVPNSQCSLTLHLVSRSAPKMHSENVSGLMSNDLPSTTSGLLWHEESTTSKPDAYKPLGRFFTGSGDDEKPSLINSEEKKNLGAFQQREPPFGTDNMSAWERDDSSSNAKEKNNNVHYSQMEKLQPSDQYYETSKFKRIVYDKNPAPVDMSKLLSFGYANENKPIDNSDLSD, encoded by the exons ATGGCAACGCGGTCGGAAGTTCCAAACAGTCAGTGCTCCTTAACCTTACATTTAGTTTCTCGATCTGCTCCTAAAATGCATTCAGA AAATGTCTCAGGTCTCATGAGTAACGATCTTCCATCCACAACATCTG GACTTTTGTGGCACGAGGAATCAACAACTTCTAAACCTGATGCATACAAACCTCTGGGCAGGTTCTTCACAGGATCAGGAGACGATGAAAAACCAAG TCTAATTAACagtgaagagaagaaaaacCTTGGAGCTTTTCAACAGCGAGAGCCCCCCTTTGGGACGGACAATATGTCAGCATGGGAGAGGGATGATAGCAGCAGCAATGCCAAAGAGAAG AACAACAACGTTCATTACAGCCAGATGGAGAAATTGCAGCCATCCGATCAATATTATGAGACCAGCAAATTCAAGAGGAT agtatatgacaaGAATCCAGCCCCTGTCGACATGTCCAAGCTGTTGAGCTTTGGTTATGCCAATGAGAACAAACCAATAGACAATTCAGATTTGTCAG ATTAG